A portion of the Granulosicoccus antarcticus IMCC3135 genome contains these proteins:
- a CDS encoding aldo/keto reductase: MSRKIGSLSVSAIGLGCMNISAGYGPADESESEALLHEALDIGINFLDTAFVYGAGHSETLIGKSLSAKRDRYVLASKCGLSPQGIDGRPETIRQQCETSLQRLQTDVIDLYYLHRVDPNVPIEESVGAMSELVRAGKVREIGLSEVSSDTLFRAQTVHPVAAVQSEYSLWSRTPEYGMLEACQSSGVAFVPFSPLGRGFLADTASDVTQLDSKDLRATIARPRFEPEAFAANEKLLVRFRQIAMDYSCTTAQLALAWLVNIQDRRLVPIPGTRDSQHMRDNAEAAFIKLDDSTIQTLDALINDSVVTGSRYTAERMAEADSEEDVTSNQK; encoded by the coding sequence ATGTCCAGGAAGATTGGTTCACTGAGCGTTTCTGCAATCGGTCTGGGTTGCATGAATATATCTGCAGGCTACGGCCCGGCGGATGAATCAGAGTCAGAAGCGTTGTTGCATGAGGCGCTGGATATCGGGATCAACTTCCTGGACACCGCCTTTGTCTACGGAGCCGGTCATAGCGAAACGCTGATTGGCAAGAGTTTGTCCGCTAAGCGTGATCGCTACGTTCTGGCGAGCAAATGTGGTCTGTCGCCGCAGGGTATCGATGGCCGTCCGGAAACTATCCGGCAGCAGTGCGAGACCAGCCTGCAACGATTGCAGACGGATGTCATCGACTTGTACTATCTGCATCGTGTGGATCCGAATGTGCCGATCGAAGAGAGTGTCGGCGCCATGTCAGAACTGGTCCGTGCAGGCAAGGTTCGTGAGATAGGTCTGTCTGAAGTCAGTAGCGATACCTTGTTTCGTGCGCAGACTGTGCATCCTGTTGCAGCTGTACAGTCGGAATATTCTCTGTGGTCACGTACGCCGGAATACGGCATGCTGGAAGCATGTCAGAGTAGCGGGGTGGCCTTCGTCCCGTTTTCACCCTTGGGGCGAGGATTTCTGGCAGATACAGCCAGCGATGTCACGCAACTGGATAGCAAGGATCTTCGCGCAACTATTGCCAGGCCACGGTTTGAGCCTGAAGCCTTTGCAGCCAATGAAAAACTGCTAGTGCGCTTCAGGCAGATTGCCATGGACTACAGTTGCACTACTGCACAACTGGCGCTGGCCTGGTTGGTGAACATTCAGGATCGCAGGCTTGTTCCCATTCCAGGAACGCGGGACAGTCAGCATATGCGGGACAATGCTGAAGCTGCCTTTATCAAACTGGATGATTCAACAATCCAGACTCTGGATGCACTGATCAATGACTCAGTCGTAACCGGTTCACGCTACACGGCAGAGCGTATGGCTGAGGCGGATAGTGAAGAGGATGTGACCTCTAACCAGAAGTAG
- a CDS encoding DUF4105 domain-containing protein: protein MLKSLPRVLLATCLALSAAGALSAAIPPTSATDWPAATELGDYVLAVQLSGDDAGNTALSTLLQAARTAKLASDPQWLRLLHYKTGRLGGISSQIDAQYFFMSDKGKQDPQAELDATLAAFFSNTAKPPLRLTPYCRFVARRYWLEEQLGELAELLPQRSCPEFETYANYLDAASLTLIFPTAHPNSPSSAFGHTLLRIDKENQRPESRLLNMSINFAAEIPQDVSSAAYAINGLNGGFPGKFKMLPYHMKLREYGQIENRDTWEYPLTLDKPSVDLVLRHAYELLISHFDYYFFSENCSYHLLSLLEVATPSEPLTDDFGLWTIPVDTIRLLRERGLADEGRFTPSSIRLLRAKRDAMNDEDRGLALQALENDLPSIDAALSQLSDERQVGVLDLLSDYERYERLKSDPSAQGSNTRERAILSRRSKLGIQTEAAAITTPEFAPDTGHGTSRVSLQYSTSKKGSDIAELQLRPAYHDFRDPSAAFDGKAAIQMGLIGLARDLEQDKFFLRRFTLLSIQSIEPRGEFFKPVSWHTNVEWLRPEYKAHHEFTFNVGGGAAFQSGNNRPVVFFFGEGDLVDAPARDNRQQLRLGASIGTHWEPVNGLRFGAEWNYRQEVGGGYYESIAELWAGFAITPQLSLNLDTELVKTAELNTDTRATLGIRAYF, encoded by the coding sequence ATGCTCAAATCCTTGCCGAGGGTGCTGCTTGCTACCTGCCTGGCACTATCCGCCGCTGGCGCATTATCTGCAGCGATACCTCCTACTTCGGCGACTGACTGGCCAGCGGCAACCGAACTGGGTGATTATGTCCTTGCCGTTCAGTTAAGCGGTGACGATGCAGGCAATACGGCTCTGTCCACTCTGCTGCAAGCGGCGCGTACCGCCAAGCTGGCTAGTGACCCACAGTGGTTGCGCTTGCTGCATTACAAAACCGGCCGGCTGGGCGGCATCAGCAGTCAGATTGATGCGCAGTATTTCTTCATGTCCGACAAAGGCAAGCAGGATCCGCAAGCCGAGCTGGATGCCACCCTGGCAGCTTTTTTCTCAAATACGGCCAAACCGCCTCTCAGACTTACGCCCTACTGTCGTTTTGTTGCACGTCGTTACTGGCTTGAAGAACAACTGGGTGAGCTTGCAGAGCTGCTACCACAGCGCTCGTGCCCGGAATTTGAAACCTATGCCAATTATCTTGATGCGGCATCACTGACACTGATTTTTCCCACCGCCCACCCAAACAGCCCTTCGTCAGCGTTCGGACATACCTTGCTCAGAATAGACAAGGAGAACCAGCGCCCGGAATCCCGACTGCTGAACATGAGTATCAATTTTGCAGCTGAAATACCCCAGGATGTCTCCAGTGCTGCCTATGCCATCAACGGCTTGAACGGTGGATTTCCGGGTAAATTCAAGATGCTGCCCTACCATATGAAATTGCGCGAGTATGGGCAGATAGAAAACCGCGATACCTGGGAGTACCCATTGACTCTCGACAAACCCTCTGTGGACCTGGTGCTGCGTCATGCCTATGAACTACTGATCAGCCATTTTGACTACTATTTCTTCAGTGAAAACTGTTCCTACCATCTGCTTTCGCTATTGGAAGTTGCCACGCCATCAGAGCCACTGACAGACGACTTCGGCTTGTGGACAATCCCTGTAGACACCATTCGTTTACTACGCGAAAGAGGCTTGGCCGACGAGGGACGATTCACCCCCTCCTCCATTCGCCTGCTGCGGGCAAAACGTGATGCCATGAATGATGAGGACCGGGGCTTGGCTTTGCAGGCCCTGGAAAATGACCTGCCCAGCATCGATGCAGCGCTGAGCCAGCTCAGCGACGAGCGGCAGGTTGGCGTATTGGATCTGTTATCAGACTACGAACGGTACGAACGGCTCAAATCTGATCCCAGCGCACAAGGCAGCAATACACGCGAACGCGCCATTCTCTCGCGTCGCAGCAAGCTGGGTATACAAACTGAAGCAGCTGCGATAACAACGCCTGAATTCGCCCCGGATACGGGGCATGGCACCTCGCGTGTCAGTCTTCAATACAGCACCTCAAAGAAGGGTTCCGATATCGCAGAACTGCAGTTGCGCCCGGCCTACCATGACTTCAGAGACCCCAGCGCCGCCTTTGACGGCAAGGCTGCCATTCAAATGGGTCTCATCGGGCTAGCCCGGGATCTGGAACAGGACAAGTTCTTTCTGCGTCGCTTTACGCTGCTCAGCATCCAGTCCATAGAACCACGTGGTGAGTTTTTCAAACCCGTCTCCTGGCACACCAACGTCGAATGGCTACGCCCCGAATACAAGGCACACCATGAGTTCACCTTCAATGTCGGTGGCGGCGCGGCCTTTCAGAGTGGCAATAACAGGCCCGTCGTCTTTTTCTTTGGCGAAGGTGATCTGGTCGATGCACCGGCTCGGGACAACCGACAGCAATTACGCCTGGGTGCCAGCATCGGCACCCATTGGGAGCCTGTCAACGGCCTTCGATTCGGCGCTGAATGGAACTACCGTCAGGAAGTCGGAGGCGGGTATTACGAGTCAATAGCTGAGCTCTGGGCGGGATTCGCAATCACCCCCCAGCTATCACTCAACCTGGATACCGAACTGGTCAAGACCGCTGAACTGAACACGGATACCCGGGCAACACTGGGAATCCGTGCCTACTTCTGA
- a CDS encoding DUF3015 family protein, translating to MKKLTLIQAGALTTALLIGVAPATHAQDNTGAGCGLGAKVMDGKSGKGANILASLLNGVVPNTFFMTTGGGTMGCDPTQTVQNEQATEIFVASNMDQLSTDVAQGGGEHLNVLANLMGIADEDRASFQQLAQQHYDQLFVSEGDAKGIIQTMEVAMLNDSNLSKYAVN from the coding sequence ATGAAAAAACTGACATTGATTCAAGCGGGCGCATTGACTACTGCACTGCTTATAGGCGTAGCTCCTGCCACTCACGCTCAGGACAATACTGGCGCTGGCTGCGGTCTCGGCGCCAAGGTGATGGACGGCAAATCCGGCAAGGGTGCGAATATACTTGCCTCCTTGCTCAACGGAGTCGTCCCCAATACATTCTTCATGACCACCGGTGGTGGCACCATGGGATGCGACCCTACCCAGACCGTCCAGAACGAACAGGCGACTGAAATCTTTGTTGCAAGCAACATGGACCAGCTGTCAACTGACGTTGCCCAGGGTGGCGGCGAGCATCTCAATGTATTGGCAAACCTGATGGGCATAGCCGATGAGGATCGCGCAAGCTTCCAGCAGCTGGCTCAACAGCACTACGACCAACTGTTTGTCAGTGAAGGTGATGCAAAAGGCATTATCCAGACCATGGAAGTCGCCATGTTGAACGACAGCAATCTGTCTAAATACGCTGTCAATTAA